A genome region from Setaria italica strain Yugu1 chromosome III, Setaria_italica_v2.0, whole genome shotgun sequence includes the following:
- the LOC101757534 gene encoding anthocyanidin 5,3-O-glucosyltransferase, which translates to MAKKTFVLYPSLGVGHLIPMVELAKHLLRHGIGALIAVVDPPDTDAVSAAAVARLAATNPAIAFRLLPAPASPDAGAHPVKRSLDTLRLANPALRGLLRSLPAVDALLLDMFCVDALDVAAELGVPAYFFFASAVGDLAVFLNLPYLYPTLPSFRDMGKTLVRCPGMPPIQALDMVITMQDKESDPTKVRLYQFRRIPEGSGVLVNSFDWLEPRALKALEDGVCVPGRPTPRVYCIGPLVNDGNKGENGEMHECLAWLDTQPERSVVFLCFGSKGAFSAAQLQEIAGGLESSGHRFLWAVRSPPEEHGQFPEPDLERLLLAGFLERTRGRGMVVKNWVPQAEVVRHEAVGAFVTHCGWNSALEAIMSGLPMICWPLYAEQGMNKVFMVEEMKIAVELQGYEELVKAEEVEAKVRLVMETEEGKILRERLAVAREKALEATKEGGSSEVAFAEFLRDLEKKSSYGNGKCR; encoded by the coding sequence ATGGCGAAGAAGACGTTCGTGCTCTACCCGTCGCTGGGCGTGGGCCACCTGATCCCCATGGTGGAGCTGGCCAAGCACCTCCTCCGCCACGGCATCGGCGCGCTCATCGCCGTCGTCGACCCGCCCGACACCGACGCCGTGtcggccgccgcggtggcgcgcCTCGCGGCGACCAACCCGGCCATCGCGTTCCGCCTcctgccggcgccggccagcccCGACGCCGGCGCGCACCCGGTGAAACGCAGCCTCGACACGCTCCGCCTCGCGAACCCCGCGCTGCGGGGCCTCCTCCGCTCGCTGCCCGCCGTCGACGCGCTCCTGCTCGACATGTTCTGCGTCGACGCGCTCGACGtcgcggcggagctcggcgtCCCCGCCTACTTCTTCTTCGCGTCCGCGGTGGGGGACCTCGCCGTCTTCCTCAACCTGCCGTACCTCTACCCAACCCTTCCGTCCTTCAGGGACATGGGCAAGACGCTGGTGCGCTGCCCCGGCATGCCGCCGATTCAAGCGCTGGACATGGTGATAACGATGCAGGACAAGGAGAGCGACCCGACCAAGGTCCGGCTGTACCAGTTCAGGCGCATCCCGGAGGGGAGCGGCGTGCTGGTCAACAGCTTCGACTGGTTGGAGCCCAGGGCCCTGAAGGCGCTCGAGGACGGCGTCTGCGTGCCCGGCCGGCCGACGCCGAGAGTCTACTGCATCGGCCCGCTGGTCAACGACGGGAACAAGGGGGAGAACGGCGAGATGCACGAGTGCCTCGCCTGGCTGGACACGCAGCCCGAGCGGAGCGTCGTGTTCCTCTGCTTCGGCAGCAAGGGCGCCTTCTCGGCCGCGCAGCTACAGGAGATCGCCGGCGGATTAGAGAGCTCCGGCCACCGGTTCTTGTGGGCGGTGAGGAGCCCGCCGGAAGAGCATGGCCAGTTTCCCGAACCGGACTTGGAGCGACTGCTCCTGGCGGGGTTCTTGGAGAGGACGAGGGGCAGAGGAATGGTGGTGAAGAACTGGGTTCCGCAGGCGGAGGTGGTGCGGCACGAGGCGGTCGGCGCGTTCGTGACGCACTGCGGATGGAACTCCGCGCTCGAGGCCATCATGTCTGGGCTGCCGATGATATGCTGGCCGCTGTACGCGGAGCAGGGGATGAACAAGGTGTTCATGGTTGAGGAGATGAAGATCGCGGTGGAGTTGCAGGGGTACGAGGAGCTTGTcaaggcggaggaggtggaagcAAAGGTGAGACTGGTGATGGAGACTGAGGAAGGGAAGATCCTTCGGGAGAGGCTCGCAGTGGCAAGGGAGAAGGCGCTGGAGGCTACCAAGGAAGGGGGTTCTTCTGAAGTGGCATTCGCCGAGTTCTTGAGGGATTTGGAGAAGAAGAGCAGCTACGGAAATGGGAAATGTCGCTGA